Proteins from one Malania oleifera isolate guangnan ecotype guangnan chromosome 4, ASM2987363v1, whole genome shotgun sequence genomic window:
- the LOC131152648 gene encoding light-inducible protein CPRF2-like: protein MDRVFSMGEISDQFWSSPRIHSSSSKLSSSSTEESSKMNRSESEWAFQRFIQEASASQLSSPPAAAAPSAAASSSTKAGNDVFEINNGHRQATTLLSCPPPNIPADSEEYQSFLKSRLNLECAAVAFTRGSLGKHQNSAALADNGLQASSSSALGPQAPSKGSGCDLSRTQDKDIGGPPSLPAAQKKSGAQVRQTTSESSREQSDDDELEGETETTGNMNPADAKRVRRMLSNRESARRSRRRKQAHLTELETQVSQLRVENSSLLKRFTDVTQKYNEAAVDNRVLKADVETLRAKVKMAEETVKRVTGVTGLNPLFQAMSEISSVSTSSFDGSACNSAADATVPVHDDPKQHYYHKPASNNPMPCLDPLVNNGLSDVSSVENGQQNTSAGAAAGGNMSRTASMQRVASLEHLQKRIRGGTSPSGPQSTGEQ from the exons atgGATAGGGTGTTCTCAATGGGTGAAATTTCCGATCAGTTCTGGTCATCGCCGCGGATCCACTCATCATCCTCGAAGTTATCGTCGTCGTCGACGGAAGAATCATCCAAAATGAACCGCAGCGAGTCCGAATGGGCCTTCCAACGGTTCATTCAAGAGGCTTCGGCCTCACAGCTGAGTTCTCCACCTGCCGCCGCCGCCCCTTCTGCTGCGGCTAGTTCTTCGACGAAGGCTGGAAATGACGTCTTCGAGATCAACAACGGCCATCGACAAGCAACGACGTTGCTTAGCTGCCCGCCGCCGAACATTCCGGCAGACTCGGAGGAATACCAGTCGTTTCTCAAAAGTCGTCTCAATCTGGAATGCGCCGCTGTGGCTTTTACtagg GGTTCTCTTGGAAAACATCAGAATTCTGCTGCTTTAGCTGACAATGGATTGCAGGCTTCCAGCTCTTCAGCTTTAGGACCCCAGGCCCCATCTAAAG GATCTGGGTGCGATTTGTCAAGGACACAAGATAAGGATATTGGTGGACCGCCTTCCTTACCTGCCGCACAGAAGAAGTCTGGAGCTCAAGTGAGGCAAACCACAAGTGAGTCATCGAGAGAACAATCAGATGATGATGAACTTGAAGGGGAAACAGAAACAACTGGGAACATGAACCCTGCTGATGCCAAACGTGTAAGGAG AATGCTTTCAAATAGAGAGTCAGCCAGGCGATCAAGGAGGAGGAAACAGGCTCATTTAACTGAACTTGAGACACAG GTTTCTCAACTAAGAGTCGAAAATTCTTCCTTATTAAAGCGCTTCACTGATGTGACCCAAAAGTACAATGAAGCAGCTGTTGACAATAGAGTTTTAAAAGCTGATGTTGAAACATTGAGAGCTAAG GTCAAAATGGCTGAAGAGACTGTGAAAAGAGTTACCGGAGTTACCGGATTGAATCCACTGTTCCAAGCAATGTCTGAGATTTCTTCAGTGAGCACATCTTCGTTCGATGGAAGCGCTTGCAACTCAGCAGCTGATGCTACTGTTCCCGTGCATGATGATCCCAAGCAGCATTATTATCATAAGCCTGCCTCTAATAATCCCATGCCCTGTCTTGACCCTCTGGTTAACAATGGTCTATCAGATGTTTCTTCGGTTGAAAATGGGCAGCAAAATACTTCAGCCGGGGCTGCTGCCGGGGGCAATATGAGCCGAACTGCTTCCATGCAGCGGGTGGCTAGCTTGGAGCATCTGCAGAAGCGGATCCGGGGGGGCACCAGTCCGTCTGGACCGCAGTCCACTGGAGAGCAGTAA